The following are encoded in a window of Acropora muricata isolate sample 2 chromosome 6, ASM3666990v1, whole genome shotgun sequence genomic DNA:
- the LOC136921096 gene encoding uncharacterized protein produces the protein MGEDLKRLISVRGAYRGHCTRAIKAANEIMESYSPNLDTLEDVVEGLFSRMERLSLQNQKIELAVPEDKIEEEITRTLEYTDDLVGQRNKIAKAEVKQEQEEKKSVSSKFTTKKEAIHVKLPKMTLKSFSGNPIEWLSFWDSFQASVDKNSDISGVVKMNYLSGLLKGEAARVIQGLPLSESNFKRAVDLLKERFGQEIKYLELVYLESFLFELLETLVP, from the coding sequence ATGGGGGAAGATTTGAAGCGACTAATTAGCGTCAGAGGGGCGTACCGTGGACATTGCACAAGAGCAATAAAGGCGGCAAATGAAATTATGGAGTCGTATTCGCCTAACTTGGACACGCTTGAAGATGTAGTCGAAGGACTTTTCAGCAGAATGGAACGACTCTCGTTACAGAATCAGAAGATTGAGCTCGCTGTTCCAGAAGATAAAATTGAAGAGGAAATTACACGAACACTTGAATACACTGATGATTTGGTGGGACAAAGGAACAAGATTGCGAAAGCTGAAGTTAAGCAAGAACAGGAAGAAAAGAAGTCGGTGAGCTCTAAATTTACAACGAAGAAAGAAGCGATTCATGTTAAATTACCGAAAATGACATTGAAGTCCTTTTCTGGAAACCCCATCGAGTGGCTGTCGTTTTGGGACAGTTTTCAAGCGTCTGTTGACAAAAATTCCGACATTAGCGGCGTGGTTAAAATGAATTATTTGAGTGGGCTATTAAAAGGAGAAGCAGCAAGAGTTATTCAAGGTTTACCATTGAGTGAAAGCAATTTCAAGAGAGCCGTTGACCTACTCAAGGAGCGTTTTGGTCAAGAAATTAAATATCTTGAGTTGGTTTATTTGGAGTCGTTCCTGTTTGAACTTCTTGAGACATTGGTGCCCTGA
- the LOC136921097 gene encoding uncharacterized protein has translation MGQDLKRLISVRGAYRGHCTRAIKAANEIMESYLPNLDTLEDVVEGLLSRMERLSLQNQKIDGEGIIINALVSPVISPPISAHLQDDDLNFPYLQGLLLADPVRTRGSLEIDIIIGNDYYGSLVSGEIIKGDGPIAMNSKFGWLLSGPVIQAEQPKEIIETHCYRIEIKPAQDDETLNEILPRFWELDSLGIADSPKVEDEVLRHFNESVSFNKQEGRYTVQLPWKQDRPPLPSNLGLCKKRLCALVGHLGRNPEQLVNYDQIIHSQFKEGFIEKVENPYRHTRTLHYIPHHPVIKEERVTTKIRIVYDASARISSDAPSLNDCLHVGPSLLPDLSALLMKFRVPQIAMTADIEKAFLQVELSEVDATRFLWIKNIQEPIDVEGNIECYRFRRVLFGASPSPFLLGATLRHHLDKQKDDWVPDDLKNSMYMDYVLSGVSDDEDAEYYYCHSRQLLASAGMNLRQWTTNSSKLKEKLVAENTIATDKPKVLGLEWDSNADTISFPLMKVVSEAKALDDQLTKRRVLSIAAKVFDPLGLLEPFTVRAKMMLQELWKQKVSRDSRLPEELKPQWWAWFEGLETVPLIPIRRSYFPSGWSGAHLHVFGDSS, from the coding sequence ATGGGGCAAGATTTGAAGCGACTAATTAGCGTCAGAGGGGCGTACCGTGGACATTGCACAAGAGCAATAAAGGCGGCAAATGAAATTATGGAGTCGTATTTGCCTAACTTGGACACGCTTGAAGATGTAGTCGAAGGACTTTTGAGCAGAATGGAACGACTCTCATTACAGAATCAGAAGATTGATGGAGAAGGAATCATCATTAACGCCTTGGTGTCCCCAGTAATATCACCTCCCATCTCTGCACATCTTCAGGATGATGACCTCAACTTCCCTTATCTACAAGGGCTTCTATTAGCAGATCCAGTCAGGACGAGAGGATCACTGGAAATAGACATCATCATTGGCAATGATTATTATGGGTCGTTAGTAAGCGGAGAGATAATCAAGGGAGATGGGCCCATAGCTATGAATAGCAAGTTTGGTTGGCTCTTATCAGGACCAGTGATCCAAGCTGAACAGCCGAAAGAAATTATTGAAACACACTGTTACAGAATTGAAATCAAGCCTGCTCAAGATGATGAAACGCTAAACGAAATCCTTCCTCGATTCTGGGAGTTAGATTCACTGGGGATCGCTGACTCACCCAAAGTTGAAGATGAAGTGCTCAGACATTTTAACGAATCCGTGAGCTTCAACAAACAAGAAGGAAGGTATACAGTCcagttgccatggaaacaagATAGGCCGCCACTGCCATCTAACCTTGGACTTTGCAAGAAAAGACTGTGTGCATTAGTGGGTCATCTTGGAAGGAATCCAGAGCAGCTCGTGAATTATGATCAAATCATCCACAGCCAGTTCAAAGAAGGTTTCATTGAAAAGGTGGAAAATCCCTACCGTCACACTAGAACGTTGCACTACATCCCTCATCACCCTGTTATTAAAGAAGAAAGAGTCACAACCAAAATAAGAATCGTCTACGATGCCTCTGCAAGAATCTCATCTGATGCTCCCAGTCTAAATGATTGTCTTCACGTTGGACCGTCACTTCTACCAGACCTGAGTGCGTTGCTGATGAAATTTCGAGTTCCTCAGATAGCCATGACAGCAGACATCGAAAAGGCCTTTCTTCAAGTTGAATTAAGTGAAGTCGATGCAACAAGGTTCCTATGGATTAAGAACATTCAAGAGCCAATCGATGTAGAAGGGAACATTGAATGCTATAGATTTCGTCGAGTATTATTTGGAGCATCCCCCTCACCATTTCTCCTAGGAGCAACCCTAAGACATCACCTAGACAAGCAAAAGGATGACTGGGTCCCAGACGACCTAAAGAACTCCATGTACATGGACTATGTTCTCTCGGGAGTTAGTGATGATGAGGACGCGGAGTACTATTACTGTCATTCACGTCAACTCTTGGCTAGTGCAGGAATGAATCTCAGGCAATGGACCACTAACTCAAGCAAACTGAAGGAGAAGTTGGTCGCTGAAAATACCATTGCTACCGATAAGCCGAAAGTTCTGGGCCTGGAGTGGGATTCAAATGCCGACACGATCAGTTTCCCTTTAATGAAAGTCGTATCAGAGGCTAAGGCGCTTGATGATCAGCTCACAAAGAGAAGAGTTTTGAGTATCGCTGCAAAGGTGTTTGACCCACTTGGATTACTTGAACCATTCACAGTGAGAGCCAAAATGATGTTACAAGAATTGTGGAAACAGAAGGTTAGCCGGGACAGCCGATTGCCAGAAGAGCTCAAACCTCAGTGGTGGGCATGGTTTGAGGGGTTGGAAACCGTCCCGCTTATCCCAATTCGGAGATCGTATTTTCCATCAGGTTGGAGTGGAGCTCATCTACACGTCTTCGGAGATTCAAGCTAG
- the LOC136919722 gene encoding uncharacterized protein, which yields MLELLYHFLKSFVQEIEAMASDCGMDILGAKANDESGGSNDESGNTDVFDKIRSLFGEDIYASLQKEEISSPQLIADLADRDADAPIFGKLGFTYGKAARFKQEFEMKKTSRSSGHARPCSPAPSKPTMAEMSNFTPEMKRLYLSKRKKIGILAASKWGNSCPKFNSPEAKTDLKEFCAKIASECAIPEINFNEEGIANHVKTFF from the exons ATGTTGGAACTCCTCTACCATTTTTTGAAGTCTTTCGTGCAAGAGATCGAAGCGATGGCGAGCGACTGTGGAATGGATATTCTTGGTGCAAAAGCAAATGATGAAAGTGGGGGTTCTAATGATGAAAGTGGTAACACTGATGTTTTTGACAAGATACGCAGCTTATTCGGGGAAGACATTTATGCATCCCTTCAAA AAGAGGAAATCAGTTCGCCCCAGCTGATTGCTGATTTAGCAGATAGGGATGCAGACGCTCCAATATTTGGAAAACTTGGCTTTACATACGGAAAAGCGGCACGTTTCAAGCAAGAATTTGAGATGAAAAAGACATCTCGTAGCAGCGGCCATGCGCGTCCATGTTCTCCAGCGCCCTCGAAACCAACCATGGCAGAAATGTCAAACTTTACCCCGGAGATGAAACGACTTTATTTATCCAA GAGAAAGAAGATTGGAATACTGGCAGCAAGCAAATGGGGTAACAGCTGCCCAAAATTCAACAGCCCAGAGGCAAAGACAGATTTGAAAGAATTTTGTGCCAAGATTGCCTCGGAATGTGCCATACCAGAAATTAATTTCAATGAGGAAGGCATTGCAAATCATGTAAAGACCTTTTTTTAG
- the LOC136921098 gene encoding uncharacterized protein: MVTEVEAVLNSRPLTYLYPDIEDNPPLTPLHFLCGNRLTTLPNLVQDKEDADPLFIPPSPQAPWSGKQELSRRIKYCESLMKTFWTQWRREYLLNLREFHCQSLKGPLARKDSSIKIGDVVLIQENLPRSRWRLGLVEKLIEGRDGCCRAAQVKLANGNRIQRPLQLLFPLEVQDTESDHKESKSEDINMTSDSQRPSKRKAAIEARQKLHMWTQ, translated from the coding sequence ATGGTAACTGAAGTAGAAGCAGTGTTGAACAGTCGACCGCTGACTTACTTGTACCCGGACATTGAAGATAATCCGCCTTTAACACCGCTGCATTTCTTATGTGGCAACAGACTTACTACTCTACCCAATTTAGTTCAGGACAAAGAAGATGCTGACCCTCTGTTCATTCCTCCATCTCCGCAAGCCCCTTGGTCCGGAAAGCAGGAACTTTCAAGGAGAATCAAGTACTGTGAATCACTAATGAAAACGTTTTGGACGCAATGGAGAAGAGAGTATTTGCTGAACCTGAGAGAATTTCATTGTCAATCACTCAAAGGACCATTGGCAAGGAAAGACAGTTCTATCAAGATCGGTGATGTTGTTCTAATCCAAGAGAATCTTCCAAGAAGTCGATGGAGGCTGGGTCTTGTGGAGAAACTTATCGAAGGAAGAGATGGCTGCTGTCGCGCTGCTCAAGTTAAACTTGCCAATGGAAACCGGATTCAACGTCCTTTGCAGTTGCTTTTTCCGCTAGAAGTGCAAGACACAGAGTCTGATCATAAAGAGTCGAAATCTGAAGATATCAACATGACTAGTGATTCTCAGCGACCCTCTAAAAGAAAGGCTGCTATTGAAGCAAGACAAAAACTTCACATGTGGACTCAGTGA